From one Triticum aestivum cultivar Chinese Spring chromosome 4B, IWGSC CS RefSeq v2.1, whole genome shotgun sequence genomic stretch:
- the LOC123089491 gene encoding GDSL esterase/lipase At5g55050-like, whose amino-acid sequence MGCNSSLAMVSILQLCLIIGAPAAGPSKMVRLVPAMYVFGDSTLDVGNNNYLPGPNVPRANTPLNGVDFPGGARATGRFSNGYHVADFIAMRLGLKESPPAYLSLAPRPTALLLSALATGVSYASAGAGILDSTNAGNNIPLSKQVRYMESTKAAMEARVGKAAARLLLSRSFFLFSVGSNDISVFAAAPGDVAALYAKLISGYSAAITDLYGMGARKFGIINVGLLGCVPVARALSATGACNDGLNQLSAGFNDKLRSLMAGLAARLPGLDYSLADNYNLSQVTFANPAASGYVSIDSACCGSGRMGADSD is encoded by the exons ATGGGGTGCAATAGTAGTCTGGCCATGGTCTCCATCCTGCAGCTGTGCTTGATCATCGGTGCCCCCGCCGCTGGCCCGAGCAAGATGGTGAGGCTGGTGCCGGCGATGTACGTGTTCGGGGACTCCACGCTGGACGTGGGCAACAACAACTACCTGCCGGGGCCGAACGTGCCCAGGGCCAACACGCCCCTCAACGGCGTCGACTTCCCCGGCGGCGCCCGGGCGACGGGGCGGTTCAGCAACGGCTACCACGTTGCCGACTTCATCG CAATGAGACTGGGACTGAAGGAGAGCCCGCCGGCGTACCTGTCGCTCGCGCCACGCCCCACCGCCCTGCTCCTCAGCGCTCTCGCCACAGGCGTGAGCTATGCTTCTGCCGGAGCAGGCATCCTGGACTCAACC aaCGCGGGGAACAATATCCCACTGTCGAAGCAGGTGCGGTACATGGAGTCAACCAAGGCCGCCATGGAGGCCAGGGTGGGCAAAGCCGCGGCGCGCCTCCTGCTCTCGAGGTCCTTCTTCCTCTTCAGCGTCGGCAGCAACGACATCTCCGTGTTCGCGGCCGCGCCGGGCGACGTCGCCGCGCTCTACGCCAAACTCATCTCCGGCTACTCCGCGGCCATCACGGACCTGTACGGCATGGGCGCGAGGAAGTTCGGGATCATCAACGTGGGGCTTCTGGGCTGCGTGCCGGTGGCGCGGGCGCTCAGCGCGACTGGCGCGTGCAACGACGGGCTCAACCAGCTGTCGGCCGGCTTCAACGACAAGCTCAGGTCCCTCATGGCCGGCCTCGCCGCCCGGCTGCCGGGCCTCGACTACTCCCTCGCCGACAACTACAACCTCTCGCAAGTCACCTTCGCCAACCCGGCGGCATCCG GGTACGTGAGCATAGACAGCGCGTGCTGCGGGAGTGGGAGGATGGGGGCGGACAGCGACTGA